One stretch of Verrucomicrobiota bacterium DNA includes these proteins:
- a CDS encoding Rne/Rng family ribonuclease, protein MESSPESPTSPAAENKEDTTHLDELEKPPVEKPIEVIPEEKLKGDADKRSKKQPMVTRIVRALRKEKKDFAELVINSEPLETRVALLRNGVLEKFEVERQGDDRMVGTIYKGKIQNLEPGLKAAFVDIGEPKNAFLHYWDILPAANDNSIEIVRDNKNTKNNDKAGEKITVKDIPKKYPVGSDIVVQITKATIGSKGPRTTTNIALPGRFIVLMPFSGQCGISRKIADKEERGRLKRILRDLTIPEGMGVIIRTAGEGKKDRYFVRDLHLLLKKWEEIQEKMNSSNKPVCLYREPDLVERTVRDFLTEDIDRVIIDNPDDHSRMLDLVGQISSRSKAKIAIFKENIPIFERFNVERQIEQTFMRKVPLPSGGEIVIEETEAMVSVDVNTGGHKGGSKDGKDFIVRANLEAAAEVARQIRLRNIGGLIVIDFIDMKQKRDRNAVYQKMRQEMARDAAKSHVLPISQLGLLQMSRQRHKESHSSGIYTSCPYCNGRGIVKSARTISVEIQRRLVSVSRHARASNSVEDPLFLRILLHPVNLERLRAEDEAHLIELERSYNVNLSFRADPSYHVENFKILDGKTGRELH, encoded by the coding sequence ATGGAATCATCACCAGAATCCCCAACCTCACCAGCAGCCGAGAACAAGGAAGATACAACCCATCTGGATGAGTTGGAAAAGCCTCCGGTAGAAAAGCCTATCGAGGTCATACCGGAGGAAAAGCTGAAGGGAGACGCCGACAAGCGTTCAAAGAAACAACCAATGGTTACCCGGATTGTCCGGGCTTTACGCAAGGAAAAGAAGGACTTTGCAGAGTTGGTCATCAATTCCGAACCGCTCGAGACGCGGGTAGCCCTTTTGCGAAACGGGGTGCTCGAGAAATTTGAAGTCGAGCGTCAGGGGGACGATCGGATGGTCGGAACGATCTACAAAGGTAAGATTCAGAACCTTGAGCCGGGTTTGAAGGCGGCCTTCGTTGACATCGGCGAGCCCAAGAATGCTTTCCTTCACTATTGGGATATTCTTCCGGCGGCGAACGACAATTCGATTGAGATCGTCCGTGACAATAAGAATACGAAGAACAACGACAAAGCCGGCGAAAAGATCACCGTTAAAGATATACCCAAGAAGTATCCGGTCGGCTCTGATATCGTTGTCCAGATCACCAAAGCAACGATAGGAAGCAAGGGACCGCGCACTACGACTAACATCGCTCTTCCGGGCCGTTTCATTGTTCTTATGCCTTTTTCCGGGCAATGTGGAATCTCACGAAAAATAGCGGATAAGGAGGAGCGCGGACGCCTGAAGCGAATCCTGCGTGACCTTACCATCCCAGAAGGTATGGGGGTGATTATCCGAACGGCCGGGGAAGGAAAGAAGGATCGTTACTTCGTTCGCGACCTCCACTTACTGCTGAAGAAGTGGGAGGAGATCCAAGAGAAGATGAACTCTTCGAATAAGCCGGTTTGTCTCTATCGGGAGCCTGATTTGGTGGAAAGAACGGTGCGTGACTTTTTGACGGAGGACATTGATCGGGTGATCATTGACAATCCTGACGACCACTCCCGGATGTTGGATTTAGTGGGTCAGATCTCCAGTCGTTCGAAAGCAAAGATTGCGATTTTCAAGGAGAACATTCCGATCTTCGAGCGGTTCAATGTAGAACGCCAAATCGAGCAGACCTTTATGCGGAAGGTGCCGCTTCCCAGTGGTGGAGAAATTGTGATCGAGGAAACGGAGGCCATGGTCTCCGTCGATGTGAACACTGGAGGTCACAAGGGTGGTTCAAAGGACGGGAAAGACTTCATCGTTCGGGCAAACCTCGAAGCGGCCGCAGAGGTGGCGCGCCAAATCCGCCTGAGGAACATTGGTGGCCTGATTGTGATCGACTTTATTGACATGAAGCAAAAGCGGGATCGCAACGCCGTTTACCAGAAGATGAGGCAAGAGATGGCCCGTGACGCGGCGAAGAGCCATGTCCTTCCCATCTCTCAACTAGGGCTTCTTCAGATGAGTCGCCAGCGCCACAAGGAAAGTCATTCCAGCGGAATCTACACTTCGTGCCCCTACTGCAACGGTCGTGGTATTGTAAAGTCTGCTCGCACGATCAGCGTAGAAATTCAAAGAAGGCTCGTGAGCGTTTCGCGGCATGCTCGAGCCTCAAATTCAGTCGAGGATCCTCTCTTCCTGCGGATTCTTCTTCATCCGGTGAATCTGGAGAGGCTTCGGGCTGAGGACGAGGCGCATCTGATTGAATTGGAGCGTAGTTATAATGTGAACCTTTCGTTCCGTGCAGATCCGTCCTATCACGTTGAGAATTTCAAGATTCTCGATGGAAAGACAGGACGGGAGCTGCACTAG
- a CDS encoding FtsW/RodA/SpoVE family cell cycle protein, translating to MVSESTTTRHSEWEGAPSDRRFDWWTPAAMLLLAIAGVCFIHSAQAYTGGALWRMQIVWIILGIGVYAFVSLVNYKILLEKAHWIYAGSIVLLLLVETPLGVEIYGSRRWIDLGLLNLQPSELAKIAVIVMIASVLARSRVGGFKDSLNVLLKVAAVAAIPMGLIFLQPDLGSTLVFPPLVFGLLYVSNLSDRFFYVSFGIFALLLAIVAFDSYRYYQHTYGADPDVAAVAERPDYEDLSLLPLHDYQRDRILSFVVPDLVDPRGIGDSWNVKQSKISIGSGGVFGKGLGEGTQALLGYLPPAVAHNDFIFAVLAEEIGFTGSAVALVLYAVIILNGFRIAGLSRDRFGMLLAVGVSVLLLVHVFINVGMTMGLTPVTGLPLPFMTYGGSFLLSCCVLQGLIQSVYRFRKDFS from the coding sequence GTGGTAAGCGAAAGTACAACAACCCGCCATTCAGAGTGGGAGGGTGCCCCGTCTGATCGGCGTTTCGACTGGTGGACACCCGCCGCCATGCTGCTCCTTGCGATCGCCGGTGTGTGTTTTATCCATTCGGCCCAAGCGTATACCGGCGGTGCGCTTTGGAGAATGCAGATCGTTTGGATCATTCTTGGTATTGGCGTGTATGCTTTCGTTTCACTCGTGAATTACAAGATCCTTCTGGAGAAAGCCCATTGGATTTACGCCGGTAGCATTGTACTCCTCTTGCTTGTAGAGACTCCTTTGGGGGTAGAGATCTATGGTTCCCGACGTTGGATCGACTTGGGTCTCTTGAATTTGCAGCCCTCTGAGCTGGCGAAAATCGCAGTAATTGTCATGATCGCCAGCGTGTTGGCGCGATCACGGGTTGGTGGTTTCAAGGATTCGCTGAATGTTCTTCTCAAGGTCGCCGCAGTCGCCGCGATTCCCATGGGCTTGATTTTTCTCCAGCCGGATCTTGGCTCGACTCTCGTTTTTCCTCCTTTGGTTTTCGGGCTTCTTTACGTGTCCAACCTGTCGGATCGTTTCTTTTACGTTTCTTTTGGAATCTTTGCCCTCCTTCTCGCGATAGTAGCCTTCGACTCTTATCGGTATTACCAACACACCTACGGGGCCGACCCGGATGTGGCGGCCGTTGCCGAGCGGCCCGACTATGAAGATCTTTCCCTTTTGCCGCTACACGACTACCAGAGAGACCGAATTTTGTCTTTCGTTGTCCCGGATCTGGTGGATCCGCGTGGCATCGGAGACAGCTGGAATGTGAAGCAATCGAAGATTTCAATTGGTTCAGGAGGTGTTTTTGGCAAGGGATTGGGAGAAGGAACCCAGGCCCTTCTCGGCTACCTGCCGCCGGCGGTAGCCCACAATGATTTTATCTTCGCGGTTCTTGCGGAGGAAATTGGTTTTACAGGAAGCGCGGTGGCGCTTGTGCTTTATGCAGTAATCATTCTAAACGGGTTCCGAATTGCGGGTTTGTCCCGCGACCGCTTTGGAATGTTACTCGCTGTCGGGGTTAGCGTCCTTCTACTGGTTCATGTCTTCATCAATGTTGGCATGACCATGGGCTTAACGCCGGTCACAGGCTTACCGCTTCCGTTCATGACTTACGGAGGCTCATTTCTTTTGAGCTGTTGCGTTCTCCAGGGACTGATCCAGTCCGTCTATCGATTCCGAAAGGATTTTTCATGA
- a CDS encoding LOG family protein — MNKEEEFANPETPSPKPEKAYNNHSFIASRFARPIRVLCELTEPGYRLSNENVHNSIVFFGSARNPAPERAEELLEEMEATHGGPSLSKEAMDQLTARKKQIERAAKYYHLARELSERLTRWSLEQKDPHRQFHICSGGGPGIMEAANRGAREAGGKSIALGISLPFEQKLNPYCDEELSFDFHYFFLRKYWFLYHAKALVVFPGGFGTFDELFEMLTLVQTRKTSKRIEILLIGREFWENTMNFSSLVEWGTILPEDISLFRILDSLDEAFEILIHPFESGRFAPSDDAGLVED, encoded by the coding sequence ATGAACAAGGAAGAAGAATTCGCGAACCCGGAAACCCCAAGCCCCAAACCGGAAAAAGCATACAACAATCACAGTTTTATCGCCAGCAGGTTTGCTCGGCCGATTCGAGTGCTTTGCGAGTTAACCGAGCCGGGTTATCGCCTCAGCAACGAAAATGTTCACAACTCGATCGTCTTTTTTGGATCCGCCCGGAATCCAGCTCCTGAACGAGCTGAGGAACTTCTGGAAGAGATGGAAGCAACCCATGGCGGTCCTTCATTGTCCAAGGAGGCGATGGATCAGCTGACTGCCCGCAAGAAACAGATTGAACGAGCAGCAAAATACTATCACTTGGCAAGGGAATTATCTGAACGCCTCACCCGCTGGTCTCTCGAGCAAAAAGATCCTCATCGTCAGTTTCACATTTGCTCCGGCGGCGGCCCAGGAATTATGGAAGCAGCCAACCGGGGAGCGCGGGAGGCCGGAGGCAAATCCATCGCTTTGGGGATTAGTCTTCCGTTCGAGCAAAAACTGAATCCCTACTGCGATGAAGAACTTAGTTTTGATTTCCATTACTTCTTCCTCCGAAAGTACTGGTTCCTCTACCACGCAAAGGCCCTTGTCGTATTTCCCGGCGGATTCGGCACTTTCGACGAGCTTTTCGAAATGCTCACTCTTGTCCAGACAAGGAAGACCTCCAAGCGAATCGAAATCCTCCTCATCGGAAGAGAGTTTTGGGAGAACACCATGAATTTTTCCAGTCTCGTTGAGTGGGGTACCATTTTACCTGAAGACATTAGTCTTTTCCGAATCCTCGACTCGCTGGACGAAGCCTTCGAAATCCTCATCCACCCCTTTGAGAGTGGCCGGTTCGCCCCCTCAGATGATGCCGGACTCGTCGAAGATTGA
- a CDS encoding transcriptional repressor, which produces MTEGDPSPSENEAISEAWSSHLRAQGQRLTTPRRVVLQASQRVSSPFSAEDLLDEARKIDGLISLPTIYRNLPLLIGAGILRKIVRDDPTQLYANDPPGSVEMKLVCRKTKEEKVIHDDCLRLRMLLLARQNNFRVERIEVRIEGVAEP; this is translated from the coding sequence GTGACCGAAGGCGATCCGTCGCCCTCAGAGAACGAAGCCATAAGCGAAGCATGGTCCTCACACCTACGGGCTCAAGGCCAGCGTTTGACGACTCCCCGGCGTGTCGTGCTTCAAGCGTCACAGCGTGTTTCCTCTCCATTTAGCGCCGAGGACCTGCTGGATGAGGCACGCAAGATTGACGGGTTGATCTCCCTCCCCACGATTTATCGCAACCTCCCACTCCTCATAGGAGCAGGGATTCTCCGAAAAATCGTTCGGGACGATCCCACACAACTCTACGCGAACGATCCGCCAGGCTCTGTCGAGATGAAGTTAGTCTGCCGGAAGACTAAAGAAGAGAAAGTCATTCACGACGACTGCCTTCGTTTACGAATGCTCCTGCTAGCCCGCCAAAACAACTTTCGGGTCGAGAGGATCGAGGTGAGGATCGAAGGCGTCGCGGAACCGTAA
- the hisG gene encoding ATP phosphoribosyltransferase, with the protein MSEYPPILNLGLPKGSLQDATIRLFGMAGFRIQVSSRSYRPLIDDPELEASFVRAQEVSRYVEHGFFDCGLTGLDWVEENDSQVVEVCDLIYSKASTARSRWVLAVPEDSDIREVKDLEGKRVATEVVGMTRRFLEKYGVSAEIEFSWGATEVKVPDLVDAIVDLTETGSSLRANKLRIVETILYTNTKLIANKEAWEDPIKRKKIEDIALLLTSALEAQNKVGLKLNVPREKLDDLLDLLPSLREPTISPLTAEDWVAVETIMDEKVVREIIPQLKAKGAEGIIEYPLNKVVY; encoded by the coding sequence ATGAGCGAGTATCCTCCAATTCTGAACTTAGGCCTCCCGAAGGGTAGTCTGCAAGACGCGACTATCCGTCTTTTTGGGATGGCGGGATTCCGGATTCAAGTGAGCTCCCGGTCCTATCGGCCGTTGATTGACGACCCCGAGCTGGAAGCGAGTTTTGTTCGAGCGCAGGAGGTTAGTCGGTATGTGGAGCACGGATTCTTCGATTGCGGTTTAACAGGTCTCGACTGGGTTGAGGAAAACGATTCGCAGGTCGTGGAAGTTTGTGACCTGATTTACAGCAAGGCCTCCACTGCGAGGTCGCGATGGGTCCTGGCCGTTCCCGAGGACTCCGATATCCGGGAAGTAAAGGACTTGGAGGGAAAACGTGTCGCTACTGAGGTCGTGGGAATGACGAGGCGGTTCTTGGAGAAATACGGTGTATCAGCCGAAATCGAATTCTCCTGGGGAGCTACCGAGGTCAAAGTCCCTGATCTCGTCGATGCGATAGTCGACCTCACCGAGACGGGTAGTTCGCTTCGGGCGAACAAGCTTCGAATTGTTGAAACAATTCTTTACACAAACACAAAGTTGATCGCGAATAAGGAGGCTTGGGAGGATCCGATCAAGCGAAAGAAGATTGAGGATATTGCGCTTCTCCTCACCTCGGCACTGGAGGCTCAGAATAAAGTCGGGCTGAAGCTGAACGTTCCGCGTGAAAAGTTGGACGACCTACTGGATCTGTTGCCTTCGCTACGCGAGCCTACTATTTCTCCTCTTACGGCTGAAGATTGGGTCGCCGTAGAGACGATTATGGATGAGAAGGTGGTCCGTGAGATCATCCCTCAACTCAAAGCCAAAGGCGCTGAGGGCATTATCGAGTATCCGCTGAATAAGGTGGTTTATTGA
- a CDS encoding response regulator transcription factor — protein MDTTSKPLILIVEDDEAIATVTAEHLSEAGMHGQIFDRVNRAEEYLSKNHVNLVLLDISLPDGSGFELLEYIQKSQTKVPVIFLTGENSESAKVKGLDVGADDYITKPFSAGELIARIRSVLRRTDSRNDMNLTPNLTVADGPFEFLGATVNGARMEIGFSDGSVETLGRKELGILAHLVGNQGKVIPRKSLIHAVWGPHANLKSRSLDQYVVKVRDLFKRHNCDDAAFRTVHGVGFIYDPGE, from the coding sequence ATGGATACCACTTCCAAGCCCCTGATTCTTATTGTAGAAGACGACGAAGCCATCGCCACTGTCACTGCCGAGCACCTTTCGGAAGCCGGGATGCATGGGCAGATTTTTGACCGAGTGAATCGCGCTGAGGAGTATCTCAGCAAAAATCACGTGAATCTTGTCCTCTTGGACATCTCTTTACCCGACGGGAGTGGTTTCGAGTTACTAGAGTATATCCAAAAAAGCCAGACCAAGGTCCCCGTAATTTTTTTAACGGGTGAGAATTCAGAGTCTGCAAAGGTTAAAGGACTGGATGTTGGTGCGGACGATTACATTACGAAACCCTTTAGTGCCGGGGAACTCATCGCGCGCATCCGCTCAGTACTGCGGCGAACCGATTCCCGCAATGACATGAACCTGACTCCTAACTTAACCGTTGCCGACGGACCGTTTGAATTTTTAGGCGCAACCGTGAATGGCGCGCGGATGGAAATCGGTTTCTCTGACGGTTCTGTAGAGACTTTGGGTCGGAAAGAACTTGGGATTCTCGCTCATCTGGTAGGTAACCAGGGGAAAGTCATCCCTCGAAAGAGTTTGATTCATGCGGTCTGGGGTCCACACGCAAATCTGAAAAGTCGATCCCTAGACCAATATGTGGTCAAAGTTCGGGATCTCTTTAAGCGGCACAACTGTGACGACGCCGCCTTCCGCACCGTTCACGGTGTCGGCTTTATCTACGATCCGGGAGAGTAA
- a CDS encoding 5'-3' exonuclease H3TH domain-containing protein yields the protein MSVPSSRLPDIETMSLQSYDLKFHIRAFCPSETRNPVKPVRGHRRSAASGRGGRSPSSVFSVSRFLLVLLHPSMMAQTLLLDGYNLTFRSFYAVPELTRSDGFPTNALHGWVKTVWRLNDMYPDARIIAFFDLDGDRKREELLPDYKANRSEMPDELRKQIPEIRKVTELMGIRVVEQSGVEADDLIASAAKLIGESGGEAVIVSADKDMAQCIGGPVTQLLPPPTANPRLGWRTLDESGVQEKFGVRPDQIADYLALVGDTSDNIPGLSGVGPKTASNWLRSYGTIEAIIQNSGRLKPPRFQTKVSEERENLLRNQELTRLDRGHSVSLEAVSPQTSELRAFLEEMEMKATASEVEKRYGG from the coding sequence ATGTCTGTTCCATCCAGTCGGCTCCCGGACATCGAGACGATGTCCCTCCAGAGTTACGATTTAAAGTTCCACATTCGCGCTTTTTGTCCTTCTGAAACCCGAAACCCGGTTAAGCCGGTCCGCGGACATCGCCGTTCGGCAGCCTCAGGCCGGGGAGGCCGATCTCCCTCCAGTGTTTTTTCGGTCTCGCGCTTTCTTTTGGTTCTCCTCCATCCTTCGATGATGGCTCAAACCCTTCTTCTCGATGGATATAACCTGACCTTTCGCAGTTTTTATGCAGTTCCAGAACTGACTCGATCCGATGGTTTTCCCACGAATGCTCTCCATGGTTGGGTAAAGACGGTTTGGCGATTGAACGACATGTATCCCGACGCCCGGATCATTGCCTTTTTTGACCTTGATGGCGATCGGAAGCGGGAGGAGTTGTTACCTGACTACAAGGCCAACCGTTCGGAGATGCCGGACGAGCTCCGGAAACAAATTCCTGAGATTCGGAAGGTGACTGAGCTGATGGGAATCCGGGTAGTCGAACAGAGTGGGGTTGAAGCGGATGATCTAATTGCTTCCGCGGCAAAGTTGATTGGAGAGAGCGGGGGAGAAGCGGTGATCGTTAGTGCGGATAAGGATATGGCCCAATGTATTGGTGGCCCGGTTACGCAACTTTTGCCCCCACCCACGGCAAACCCGCGATTGGGCTGGCGCACCCTCGATGAATCAGGGGTGCAGGAAAAGTTTGGCGTTCGTCCGGACCAGATTGCGGATTACCTCGCGTTGGTCGGGGATACTTCCGATAACATTCCGGGTCTTTCCGGGGTAGGACCGAAGACGGCCTCGAACTGGCTGCGCTCTTACGGGACCATAGAGGCAATCATTCAAAACTCGGGTCGGCTCAAACCGCCGCGTTTTCAAACGAAGGTGAGTGAGGAAAGAGAGAATCTACTGCGTAATCAGGAGCTGACGCGGTTGGACCGAGGGCACAGTGTTTCTCTCGAAGCAGTTTCACCACAGACTTCAGAGCTGCGCGCGTTTCTCGAGGAGATGGAAATGAAAGCGACCGCTTCGGAGGTGGAGAAACGATATGGAGGCTGA
- a CDS encoding autotransporter-associated beta strand repeat-containing protein, whose protein sequence is MKTVFFSMSAFRNHDHPISKTVIVAGILVLSLLMGGLNPLSAQISISGSRTPSSESFWTGGGSSSDDGTIGGNNNAGVLEVEGGSQLRLANGELLGPATGEISSATISGVDPFLGTISSRWNLTGNLSVASQGLATLTIELEGLVNVAQDGILGESSLARGTATVTGSGSQWNINQRLLVGDQGRGDLTISDGGVVTSANSPTDEFSSIAFEDGSRGTVTVTGIGSQWLNRDSGNNNPTSINVGRNGNGTLRIEAGGFVSNADAVMASGVNSVGSATVTGSGSEWSQTGNLTVGSRGEGTLRIESGGEVSSRSGVIAQIETSDSEVTVTGTDSQWTVAEEIEIGSRGTGALTIADGGTVTSLQGFLGSNVAGDGTVTVTGMGSQWKIGNGLTSDPALVIGADGRGILRILDGGELTTTRDAVLGGEPSGNGTVTVSGSGSAWIGESKLVVGEQGTGELTVADGGLVVTGRMGILGDTEEGSGTVTVTGGGSLWNLSQRSLIVGSKGNGTLGIEEGGAVRSLKAVIGSLPDSTGIVTVTGESTETGNASIWLVSEGITVGDRGEGSLDVEAGGEVTNESEPSFIGQSGGVGNVRIVGAGSRLNLGGLLNLGNNGTGQLLVADGGRINMVNDQGIRIGLRSSESIGILRIGEGGASGIVNAPQVFTENGTGTVIFNHSDSGYTFSRDGASDGAGVEINRSTALVHQGSGETILTAASNYTGGTTILDGILRITDVGNGTTSGALGRGTVTVESGGTLAGEGTVIGVTEVSGTLSPGNSAGTLRFASDLVLQSTSTTFIELESLTSFDQIEVDGNITYGGELLIGFLGGYIPVIGDSFQIFDSPNVIGGMTFTDVRFQQSGFEGTFDAPSGTLDITAVPEAATTWLIALGAALVVLRRKRWG, encoded by the coding sequence ATGAAGACCGTCTTTTTTTCAATGTCTGCCTTTCGAAATCACGATCATCCTATTTCCAAGACAGTGATTGTTGCGGGAATTCTTGTTCTGTCTCTTTTGATGGGGGGGCTGAATCCGCTCTCCGCTCAGATTTCGATTTCGGGGAGTCGGACTCCCAGTAGCGAGTCTTTCTGGACCGGTGGAGGCAGCTCCAGTGATGATGGCACAATTGGTGGCAACAACAATGCTGGCGTCCTAGAGGTCGAAGGCGGCTCTCAGCTTCGCCTTGCCAATGGCGAGCTTCTGGGCCCCGCAACTGGAGAAATCAGCTCGGCAACGATATCCGGGGTCGATCCTTTCTTGGGAACTATATCTTCTCGATGGAATCTCACAGGGAACCTTTCCGTCGCTTCACAAGGGTTGGCCACTCTTACGATCGAGCTTGAGGGTTTGGTGAATGTCGCCCAGGACGGGATTCTAGGGGAGAGTTCACTTGCTCGTGGCACAGCCACCGTAACCGGTAGTGGCTCGCAATGGAACATCAATCAGCGTCTTCTGGTGGGTGACCAGGGCAGGGGTGATCTAACGATTTCGGACGGTGGCGTGGTGACCAGCGCAAACTCGCCAACAGACGAATTCTCCTCCATTGCGTTCGAGGACGGATCCAGAGGGACGGTCACGGTTACCGGGATAGGCTCGCAGTGGTTGAATCGGGATTCTGGAAACAACAATCCTACAAGCATCAATGTCGGTCGAAACGGTAATGGCACCCTTCGGATCGAGGCGGGTGGTTTTGTCTCGAATGCGGATGCCGTGATGGCCAGCGGTGTAAATTCTGTAGGCTCCGCAACAGTTACCGGGAGTGGTTCAGAGTGGAGTCAAACGGGTAACCTGACCGTTGGCAGTCGAGGCGAGGGAACGCTTAGGATTGAGTCGGGCGGAGAGGTGTCCAGTCGTAGCGGTGTCATTGCCCAGATCGAAACTTCAGACAGTGAAGTCACGGTGACCGGAACCGATTCGCAATGGACTGTCGCGGAGGAGATCGAGATCGGGAGTAGGGGCACAGGAGCACTCACCATTGCAGATGGTGGAACCGTAACCTCCCTCCAAGGTTTTCTGGGATCAAACGTAGCGGGTGACGGCACGGTCACTGTGACCGGGATGGGTTCGCAATGGAAGATCGGGAACGGGCTGACCAGCGATCCCGCTTTGGTCATCGGAGCGGATGGCAGGGGGATCCTGCGAATTCTGGACGGAGGTGAGTTGACGACTACACGGGACGCGGTCTTGGGTGGCGAGCCCAGCGGTAACGGCACTGTAACGGTTTCGGGATCGGGCTCAGCTTGGATCGGCGAATCAAAACTGGTGGTGGGGGAACAGGGCACCGGTGAACTGACCGTGGCGGACGGTGGCCTCGTGGTTACGGGACGCATGGGAATTCTTGGTGATACCGAAGAAGGCTCCGGGACCGTTACCGTGACCGGAGGTGGTTCGCTGTGGAATCTTTCACAACGATCACTGATTGTTGGCAGCAAAGGCAATGGAACCCTCGGTATCGAGGAGGGTGGAGCGGTCAGGAGTTTGAAGGCTGTGATCGGTTCGTTACCCGATTCGACAGGCATCGTGACCGTGACTGGGGAGTCAACCGAGACCGGAAACGCATCCATCTGGCTCGTCAGCGAAGGGATCACCGTTGGCGACAGAGGTGAGGGCAGCCTCGACGTGGAAGCGGGCGGTGAGGTAACAAACGAAAGCGAACCCTCATTCATTGGTCAGAGTGGCGGTGTGGGGAACGTACGAATTGTTGGAGCGGGCTCGCGCCTGAATCTGGGGGGCTTGCTTAATCTTGGGAATAACGGGACCGGACAACTGTTGGTTGCGGACGGAGGGCGAATCAACATGGTGAACGACCAGGGTATCCGTATCGGACTCCGGTCTTCCGAGAGTATCGGAATACTTCGGATTGGTGAAGGCGGGGCGTCTGGTATCGTTAACGCCCCGCAGGTATTTACTGAGAATGGCACAGGCACCGTAATCTTCAATCACAGCGATAGCGGGTATACGTTCTCCCGAGACGGCGCCTCCGATGGTGCCGGTGTGGAAATCAACAGATCGACGGCCCTCGTCCACCAGGGTTCCGGTGAAACGATTCTTACCGCCGCCAGCAATTACACGGGTGGCACAACCATCTTGGATGGCATCCTGCGCATTACGGATGTTGGCAACGGAACAACCTCCGGAGCACTGGGTCGCGGAACGGTGACGGTCGAGTCGGGAGGGACTCTGGCCGGTGAAGGAACGGTGATAGGTGTAACCGAGGTCTCCGGCACGCTTTCCCCCGGTAACTCAGCAGGGACGCTTCGTTTTGCTTCCGACCTTGTCCTTCAGTCCACCTCGACAACCTTTATCGAGCTGGAAAGCCTGACGAGCTTCGATCAGATTGAGGTGGACGGAAATATCACGTATGGCGGGGAGCTTCTGATCGGCTTTCTCGGAGGCTACATTCCGGTGATCGGGGATTCGTTCCAAATCTTCGATTCGCCGAACGTAATCGGAGGAATGACGTTTACGGATGTAAGGTTCCAGCAGAGCGGATTCGAAGGGACCTTTGATGCACCAAGCGGAACTCTCGACATTACCGCAGTTCCCGAGGCGGCGACGACGTGGTTGATTGCGTTGGGTGCGGCGTTAGTGGTTTTGCGACGGAAAAGGTGGGGGTGA